A single window of Halobacterium jilantaiense DNA harbors:
- a CDS encoding HAD family hydrolase, producing MTTSFDCFGTLVDAQRPEEPASAVADALADRGVRVPEDWTAAYREPHAEVARGAEYPLPDHVAAALASRGVDADAETVREATVEAFDRPVQRREGALAAVEAARERGPVAVLSNCSVPGLVERALTGADLAGEFDAVVVSVDCGWRKPDERAFRAVAGALDTDPEDLVHVGDDPEADGGVEAVGGHAILLTETDLREVPGELEGFA from the coding sequence GTGACGACCTCGTTCGACTGCTTCGGGACGCTCGTGGACGCGCAGCGCCCCGAGGAGCCGGCGTCGGCGGTCGCGGACGCGCTCGCCGACCGGGGCGTGCGCGTGCCCGAGGACTGGACTGCCGCCTACCGGGAGCCACACGCCGAAGTGGCGCGGGGAGCCGAGTACCCGCTCCCAGACCACGTCGCGGCCGCGCTCGCGAGCCGCGGCGTCGACGCCGACGCGGAGACGGTTCGTGAGGCGACTGTCGAGGCGTTCGACCGCCCGGTCCAGCGCCGCGAGGGCGCGCTCGCGGCCGTCGAAGCGGCCCGGGAGCGCGGCCCGGTCGCCGTGCTGTCGAACTGCAGCGTCCCCGGCCTCGTGGAGCGAGCGCTCACCGGAGCCGACCTCGCCGGCGAGTTCGACGCCGTCGTGGTGAGCGTCGACTGCGGCTGGCGGAAGCCCGACGAGCGGGCGTTCCGGGCCGTCGCCGGGGCGCTCGACACCGACCCCGAGGACCTCGTTCACGTCGGCGACGACCCGGAGGCGGACGGCGGCGTCGAAGCCGTCGGCGGGCACGCGATACTGCTGACCGAGACGGACCTGCGCGAGGTCCCCGGTGAACTGGAGGGATTCGCGTGA
- a CDS encoding cobyric acid synthase has protein sequence MTTDGADGSDREEERAADCRTVLVAGTASHVGKSTVAAGLCRHLADRGVAVAPFKAQNMSNNARAVPVAAGADRDAAWGEIGVSQYVQARAARTPASTDHNPVLLKPRGDAESQVVLDGQAVGHYAAGDYYDEHWADARETAVAAHERLADANDVVVAEGAGSIAEINLQDRDLANLEVARFADAAILLVVDIERGGAFASLYGTLELLPGDVRDRVAGAVVTKFRGDPGLLEPGIAEIEERTGVPILGVLPYDDPGLPEEDSVSLPDGETEATRGTDDGVPDARSVTVAVPRLSRISNATDLEPLARTPGVRVSYVPPDGSLAGADAVVLPGTKNTVDDLRELRAAGFGDELRAFDGPVVGLCGGYQLLGERITNADRESTGDVETVEGVGLLPVESDFRADKRVEAVSRTLDACEALGDATGGVSGYEIHAGRTRVPDDLPNPVGPTSAAVDRVLGTYLHGLFENDAAREGFVDAVFAHANRGRPAAGVDPGSPYDAAAALVREHVDLAALGLPG, from the coding sequence ATGACGACCGACGGCGCGGACGGCAGCGACCGCGAGGAGGAGCGAGCGGCGGACTGCCGAACCGTCCTCGTCGCCGGGACGGCGTCCCACGTCGGGAAGAGCACGGTGGCGGCCGGGCTCTGCCGGCACCTCGCCGACCGCGGCGTCGCCGTCGCGCCGTTCAAAGCCCAGAACATGAGCAACAACGCTCGCGCCGTCCCGGTCGCCGCGGGCGCGGACCGCGACGCCGCCTGGGGCGAAATCGGCGTCTCCCAGTACGTTCAGGCCCGGGCGGCGAGGACGCCGGCGTCGACCGACCACAACCCGGTCCTCCTCAAACCCCGGGGGGACGCCGAGAGCCAGGTCGTCCTCGACGGGCAGGCCGTCGGCCACTACGCCGCCGGCGACTACTACGACGAACACTGGGCCGACGCCCGCGAAACCGCCGTCGCCGCCCACGAGCGCCTCGCCGACGCCAACGATGTCGTGGTGGCGGAGGGCGCGGGCAGCATCGCCGAGATAAACCTCCAGGACCGCGATTTGGCGAATCTGGAGGTGGCGCGGTTCGCAGACGCGGCAATCCTGCTCGTCGTGGACATCGAGCGCGGCGGCGCGTTCGCGAGCCTCTACGGCACGCTCGAACTGCTCCCCGGGGACGTGCGCGACCGGGTCGCCGGGGCCGTCGTCACGAAGTTCCGGGGCGACCCGGGCCTCCTGGAGCCGGGCATCGCCGAAATCGAGGAGCGCACCGGCGTCCCGATTCTGGGCGTGCTCCCCTACGACGACCCGGGGCTCCCCGAGGAGGACTCCGTCTCCCTGCCGGACGGCGAGACCGAAGCGACCCGGGGCACCGACGACGGCGTACCGGACGCCCGGTCCGTCACGGTCGCCGTCCCCCGGCTGTCGCGCATCTCGAACGCCACCGACCTCGAACCGCTCGCTCGCACGCCGGGCGTCCGAGTCAGCTACGTCCCGCCGGACGGCTCGCTCGCCGGCGCTGACGCCGTCGTGCTCCCGGGCACGAAGAACACCGTCGACGACCTCCGGGAGCTCCGAGCGGCCGGGTTCGGCGACGAACTCCGCGCGTTCGACGGCCCGGTCGTCGGGCTCTGCGGCGGCTACCAGCTGCTCGGCGAGCGCATCACGAACGCCGACCGCGAATCCACCGGCGACGTCGAGACCGTCGAGGGCGTCGGTCTGCTGCCTGTCGAGTCCGACTTCCGCGCCGACAAGCGCGTCGAAGCTGTCTCCCGGACACTGGACGCCTGCGAGGCGCTGGGCGACGCGACTGGCGGCGTCTCGGGCTACGAGATTCACGCGGGCCGCACCCGCGTCCCCGACGACCTCCCGAACCCCGTGGGGCCGACGAGCGCGGCGGTCGACCGCGTCCTCGGCACGTACCTCCACGGGCTCTTCGAGAACGACGCCGCCCGCGAGGGGTTCGTGGACGCCGTCTTCGCACACGCGAACCGCGGCCGACCGGCGGCCGGCGTCGACCCCGGGTCGCCGTACGACGCGGCCGCCGCTCTCGTCCGCGAACACGTCGACCTCGCCGCGCTCGGCCTCCCGGGGTGA
- the cobD gene encoding threonine-phosphate decarboxylase CobD, whose protein sequence is MDPDAVRGASRVPHGGSDDPDVLDFSANVNPRTPPGTRAVYEDALDDAARYPDDSYPEFRAAAGDYVGVDPERVVQTPGGLAGLRLAIETRVEPGDSVLVPYPSFGEYAREVELQGATPEFVPHDEILDADPSDHATAIVCNPNNPTGRLSDRDALREFAARCRAADTELLVDEAFLGFTDAPSLAGTEGVVVARSLTKLFGLPGLRAGFLVADGDRLADLRTARRAWNLGTPAAAVGAHAMRQTEFVAETRQRVASERERLRNALSERFAVRESRAPFLLLDVGDRDVGALVAATRDRGVAVRDATTFRGLDSHVRVAVRTPDENDQLLAVLGDV, encoded by the coding sequence ATGGACCCTGACGCCGTTCGCGGCGCGAGCCGGGTGCCCCACGGCGGGAGCGACGACCCGGACGTGCTGGACTTCAGCGCGAACGTCAACCCCCGGACGCCGCCCGGCACCCGAGCAGTGTACGAGGATGCGCTCGACGACGCGGCGCGCTATCCCGACGACAGCTACCCCGAGTTCCGGGCGGCGGCGGGCGACTACGTCGGCGTGGACCCCGAGCGCGTCGTCCAGACGCCGGGCGGCCTCGCCGGGCTCCGGCTCGCCATCGAGACGCGGGTCGAACCCGGTGACAGCGTGCTCGTTCCCTACCCGAGTTTCGGCGAGTACGCCCGCGAGGTCGAGCTCCAGGGCGCGACCCCCGAGTTCGTCCCTCACGACGAGATTCTGGACGCCGACCCGAGCGACCACGCGACCGCAATCGTCTGTAACCCGAACAACCCCACAGGGAGACTATCCGACCGCGACGCCCTCCGCGAGTTCGCGGCGCGCTGCCGGGCCGCCGACACCGAGCTGCTCGTCGACGAGGCGTTCCTCGGCTTCACCGACGCCCCCTCGCTCGCGGGCACGGAGGGTGTCGTCGTCGCGCGCTCGCTCACCAAGCTGTTCGGCCTCCCCGGGCTGCGGGCGGGCTTCCTCGTCGCGGACGGCGACCGGCTCGCCGACCTCCGGACCGCCCGCCGCGCCTGGAACCTCGGGACGCCCGCCGCCGCCGTCGGCGCGCACGCGATGCGCCAGACCGAGTTCGTCGCGGAGACCCGCCAGCGGGTCGCGAGCGAGCGCGAGCGCCTCCGGAACGCGCTCTCTGAGCGGTTCGCCGTCCGCGAGTCGCGTGCGCCATTCCTCCTGCTGGACGTCGGCGACCGGGACGTCGGCGCGCTCGTGGCCGCGACCCGGGACCGCGGCGTCGCCGTGCGGGACGCGACGACGTTCCGCGGCCTCGACAGCCACGTCCGCGTCGCCGTCCGCACGCCCGACGAGAACGACCAGTTGCTGGCGGTGCTCGGGGATGTTTGA
- a CDS encoding NTP transferase domain-containing protein, producing MCGGRGTRLDSDAEKPLFEVAGRPMVDRVRDALADSRVDTAYAVVSPHAPDTREHVTGDLPVVETPGEGYVADLGAALDAVGTPVLTVAADLPLVDGDAVDAVLDAADGSTSVRVPVALKDTLGASTDSDGPWVPTGVNVVADDEDSVVRSWDARLAVNVNRRSDAALAERLLAGTAGENCGGAVEGADGP from the coding sequence ATGTGTGGCGGCCGCGGCACCCGCCTCGACAGCGACGCCGAGAAGCCGCTGTTCGAGGTGGCGGGACGGCCGATGGTCGACCGGGTGCGTGACGCGCTCGCCGACAGCCGCGTCGACACCGCGTACGCCGTCGTCTCGCCGCACGCGCCCGACACCCGAGAGCACGTCACCGGCGACCTCCCCGTGGTCGAGACGCCGGGCGAGGGGTACGTCGCGGACCTCGGCGCGGCCCTCGACGCGGTCGGCACGCCGGTCCTCACGGTCGCCGCCGACCTCCCGCTCGTAGACGGTGACGCCGTCGACGCGGTCCTCGACGCCGCCGACGGCTCCACGAGCGTTCGCGTCCCGGTCGCGCTGAAGGACACCCTCGGCGCGAGCACCGACAGCGACGGCCCCTGGGTGCCGACCGGCGTGAACGTCGTCGCCGACGACGAGGACTCGGTGGTGCGGAGCTGGGACGCGCGGCTCGCCGTGAACGTGAACCGCCGGAGCGACGCCGCGCTCGCGGAGCGACTGCTCGCCGGGACCGCAGGAGAGAACTGCGGCGGGGCCGTGGAGGGAGCCGATGGACCCTGA
- a CDS encoding VWA domain-containing protein has translation MAGDREDTPDGAGLDHVGMEGVPDFEAAREHVLVELVRLVATLRGDGVTVPATGLLDAARALSVVGLGDEQQVAAALRATLVSESADRSAFEDAFPEFWHRLRSGLDRIATAHDGPSPDDGSEDDRETPGDAGDSDDPDTLSDGDPPDLDSDGDGGGDVAVRIPTDRAHASGDRPTESDGSDARRYSAAGGSELVDEAVPAADSTEVAAVERFVDALATLPGRRTRRATDGPRLDARAALRASLETGGAPLDVPREDHELSELRCCLLVDVSGSVLDTVDRGALLALVDRFASTALDARVFFFDTEVAEVTETVSRAQGSTAAALRAAAVEWGGGTKIGAAFDRVRREAPHAVDHRTVVVVVSDGLDVGDPDLLTDGITWLADRAGGVVWLNPLAVSREFEPSARGMATVEPYLDALFGFATAADLAGAARQLERRGLDGPVGYEFDARPS, from the coding sequence ATGGCGGGAGACCGGGAGGACACGCCGGACGGAGCCGGACTGGACCACGTGGGGATGGAGGGCGTCCCCGACTTCGAGGCGGCCCGCGAGCACGTGCTCGTGGAACTCGTCCGGCTGGTCGCGACCCTCCGCGGGGACGGCGTCACCGTCCCGGCCACCGGCCTTCTAGATGCGGCGCGCGCGCTGTCCGTCGTCGGCCTCGGCGACGAGCAGCAGGTCGCGGCGGCGCTCCGCGCGACGCTCGTCTCCGAGAGCGCGGACCGCTCGGCGTTCGAGGACGCGTTCCCGGAGTTCTGGCACCGGCTCCGGAGCGGCCTCGACCGCATCGCGACCGCGCACGACGGCCCGTCGCCGGACGACGGGAGCGAGGACGACCGGGAGACGCCGGGCGACGCCGGCGACAGCGATGACCCGGACACGCTGTCGGACGGCGACCCGCCCGACCTCGACAGTGACGGGGACGGCGGCGGTGACGTGGCGGTCCGGATTCCGACCGACCGCGCGCACGCCTCCGGCGACCGACCGACGGAGTCTGACGGGAGCGACGCGCGCCGGTACAGCGCGGCCGGCGGGAGCGAACTCGTCGACGAGGCGGTGCCGGCGGCCGACTCGACCGAGGTCGCGGCCGTCGAGCGGTTCGTGGACGCGCTCGCGACGCTCCCGGGCCGCCGCACCCGCCGCGCCACGGACGGCCCGAGGCTGGACGCCCGCGCCGCCCTGCGAGCGAGCCTCGAGACGGGCGGCGCGCCCCTCGACGTTCCCCGCGAGGACCACGAACTGAGCGAACTGCGGTGTTGCCTGCTCGTGGACGTCAGCGGGTCCGTACTGGACACCGTCGACCGCGGCGCGCTGCTGGCGCTCGTCGACCGGTTCGCGTCGACGGCGCTGGACGCCCGCGTGTTCTTCTTCGACACCGAGGTCGCCGAGGTAACGGAGACGGTGTCCCGCGCACAGGGGTCGACGGCCGCGGCGCTGCGCGCGGCGGCCGTCGAGTGGGGCGGCGGCACGAAAATCGGGGCAGCCTTCGACCGGGTCCGCCGGGAGGCTCCCCACGCCGTCGACCACCGCACCGTCGTGGTCGTCGTGAGCGACGGGCTGGACGTCGGCGACCCGGACCTCCTCACCGACGGCATCACGTGGCTCGCCGACCGCGCGGGCGGCGTCGTCTGGCTGAATCCGCTCGCCGTCTCCCGCGAGTTCGAGCCGTCGGCCCGCGGCATGGCGACCGTCGAACCGTATCTGGACGCCCTGTTCGGGTTCGCGACGGCGGCGGACCTCGCGGGGGCGGCCCGGCAGCTCGAACGCCGCGGCCTCGACGGCCCGGTGGGCTACGAGTTCGACGCGCGTCCGTCGTGA
- a CDS encoding adenosylcobinamide amidohydrolase: MFESTIRDDVLALERPETRWLSTGWDGGTSVADHAYNVTVPEGWQPDSIDEYVADRLADAGFPTRDAAPVLLTGVAQRHARLARCGPVAAAATVGVSNPAALPMDADGGALPNDPDPVAGTVNVVVGTTRRLDDAALANLVAVAAEAKTATLLATAGFPGTTSDAVVAACDPAGEPSAFSGSATRVGAAARACVRDAVRASLDSRYEDEELPDSVDDARHGVSTDVRADVVSPSE, from the coding sequence ATGTTTGAGTCGACGATCCGGGACGACGTACTCGCCCTCGAACGACCCGAGACGCGCTGGCTGTCGACCGGCTGGGACGGCGGCACCAGCGTTGCGGACCACGCGTACAACGTCACGGTCCCCGAGGGCTGGCAGCCCGACAGCATCGACGAATACGTCGCTGACCGCCTCGCCGACGCGGGATTCCCGACCCGCGACGCCGCACCGGTCCTCCTCACTGGCGTCGCGCAGCGCCACGCCCGCCTCGCGCGGTGTGGCCCGGTCGCGGCCGCCGCGACCGTCGGCGTCTCGAACCCCGCCGCGCTCCCGATGGACGCCGACGGCGGCGCGCTCCCGAACGACCCCGACCCCGTCGCCGGCACCGTGAACGTCGTCGTCGGGACGACCCGCCGCCTCGACGACGCCGCGCTCGCGAACCTCGTCGCCGTCGCGGCGGAGGCGAAGACCGCCACGCTGCTCGCCACCGCGGGGTTCCCCGGAACGACCAGCGACGCCGTCGTCGCGGCCTGCGACCCCGCGGGGGAGCCGTCGGCGTTCTCCGGGAGCGCGACCCGCGTCGGCGCTGCCGCCCGCGCCTGCGTCCGGGACGCCGTCCGCGCGAGCCTCGACAGCCGCTACGAGGACGAGGAACTGCCCGACTCCGTCGACGACGCCCGCCACGGCGTCAGCACGGACGTCCGGGCAGACGTCGTCTCGCCGAGCGAGTGA
- the cobS gene encoding adenosylcobinamide-GDP ribazoletransferase, giving the protein MVLSALRGALVFLTRLPVGHTDAAWGAFSESPWAFPLAGYVVGALLSVPFLFGTAGLPVSTVALAYLLAVVAVTGINHLDGVADAGDAAVVHGDRADRREVLKDTTVGVGAVAAVALVVAGLGLGALGVAGLPVRVALAVVVAAEVGAKAGMAAVACLGVAPHDGLGAQFTGRAASTDLAPALAVALPAALLSWPSPAAFGALAGAVAAGVGTLRWLTGLLGGANGDVFGAVNEVGRVVGLHAGVVVWTLS; this is encoded by the coding sequence GTGGTCCTGAGTGCGCTGCGCGGCGCGCTCGTGTTCCTCACGCGGCTGCCGGTCGGGCACACCGACGCCGCGTGGGGCGCGTTCAGCGAGTCCCCATGGGCGTTCCCGCTCGCCGGCTACGTCGTGGGCGCGCTCCTCTCGGTCCCGTTCCTGTTCGGCACTGCCGGGCTCCCGGTCTCGACTGTCGCGCTCGCCTATCTGCTCGCGGTCGTCGCCGTCACCGGCATCAACCACCTCGACGGCGTCGCTGACGCCGGGGACGCCGCCGTCGTCCACGGCGACCGGGCCGACCGTCGCGAGGTCCTGAAGGACACGACGGTCGGCGTCGGCGCGGTCGCTGCGGTCGCGCTCGTCGTCGCGGGCCTCGGGCTCGGCGCGCTCGGCGTGGCCGGACTGCCCGTCCGGGTCGCGCTCGCCGTCGTCGTCGCCGCGGAGGTCGGCGCGAAAGCGGGGATGGCGGCCGTCGCCTGCCTCGGCGTCGCGCCACACGACGGCCTCGGCGCGCAGTTCACCGGGCGCGCGGCGAGCACGGACCTCGCGCCCGCGCTGGCCGTCGCACTGCCCGCTGCCCTGCTGTCGTGGCCGTCGCCCGCCGCGTTCGGCGCGCTCGCAGGCGCGGTCGCAGCCGGCGTCGGCACGCTCCGGTGGCTCACCGGCCTCCTCGGCGGTGCGAACGGCGACGTCTTCGGTGCCGTGAACGAGGTCGGTCGCGTCGTCGGGCTCCACGCGGGGGTGGTCGTGTGGACGCTCTCCTGA
- a CDS encoding cob(I)yrinic acid a,c-diamide adenosyltransferase encodes MTDDTTDDEHGTDDPLRPTEIAPGEPEEFGLVQAWWGDGKGKTTAALGMGLRAAGHGYRVHLLQFMKGGTSTVEDVRGEYAALEALPGASYENSGHYGWHGFHDGSDDDEHEARAQGGLARAREIVDASRGVDGSLPLDGDPEDGVHMLILDEILYAAGRGLVDLEDVLDLIRDKPDGLELVLTGSHEEPTYLLDEADLVTEVRKQRHPIENGHSARKGTEF; translated from the coding sequence ATGACCGACGACACCACCGACGACGAGCACGGCACCGACGACCCGCTCCGACCGACCGAGATTGCGCCCGGCGAGCCCGAGGAGTTCGGGCTCGTGCAGGCGTGGTGGGGCGACGGCAAGGGGAAGACGACGGCCGCCCTCGGGATGGGGCTGCGGGCGGCCGGCCACGGCTACCGCGTCCACCTCCTCCAGTTCATGAAAGGCGGGACGAGCACCGTCGAGGACGTGCGCGGCGAGTACGCTGCCCTCGAGGCGCTGCCGGGCGCGAGCTACGAGAACTCCGGGCACTACGGCTGGCACGGCTTCCACGACGGCAGCGACGACGACGAACACGAGGCCCGCGCACAGGGCGGCCTCGCCCGCGCCCGAGAAATCGTCGACGCGTCCAGGGGCGTCGACGGGTCGCTTCCGCTCGACGGCGACCCCGAGGACGGCGTCCACATGCTGATTCTGGACGAGATTCTGTACGCGGCGGGCCGCGGGCTCGTCGACCTGGAGGACGTGCTGGACCTGATCCGGGACAAGCCCGACGGCCTCGAACTCGTGCTCACCGGGAGCCACGAGGAGCCGACCTACCTCCTCGACGAGGCGGACCTCGTGACCGAGGTGCGCAAGCAGCGCCACCCCATCGAGAACGGCCACAGCGCCCGGAAGGGCACCGAGTTCTGA
- a CDS encoding CobD/CbiB family cobalamin biosynthesis protein, protein MSAAAAGAVAVAFALEAAVAEPPTRLHPVAWLGRAIAPFDREWTRPLAVGALVAVALPLAAAGAVAGLVAVAAEAGELAAGAVAGLALFSATSLRMLLGEARAVVAATGDDPAGARERLRSLAGRDSTDLSAGELRSAAVESAAENLADGLVAPLLAFAAGALVSLPVAAGLAAWVKAVNTLDSMLGYRSKRVGTPSARLDDAVMWLPARLSALLVAAAARDPDALARARDYAAAPPSPNSGWPMATLAAVLGRRLAKPGVYDLPLGAEFPTAAESQRGVRDVGVAGVLAYLLTGLVAYAAGSGVVAWS, encoded by the coding sequence GTGAGCGCGGCGGCCGCCGGCGCGGTCGCGGTGGCGTTCGCGCTCGAAGCCGCGGTCGCGGAGCCGCCGACCCGACTCCACCCAGTCGCGTGGCTCGGGCGGGCTATCGCCCCGTTCGACCGCGAGTGGACGCGCCCGCTCGCGGTCGGCGCGCTCGTCGCCGTCGCCCTCCCGCTGGCGGCGGCCGGCGCGGTCGCCGGGCTGGTGGCGGTCGCAGCGGAGGCGGGAGAACTGGCTGCGGGGGCTGTGGCGGGGCTCGCGCTGTTCTCGGCGACGAGCCTCCGGATGCTGCTCGGTGAGGCGCGGGCCGTCGTCGCCGCGACGGGCGACGACCCCGCTGGGGCGCGCGAGCGCCTGCGGTCGCTGGCGGGCCGCGACTCGACCGACCTCTCGGCCGGCGAACTCCGGAGCGCGGCCGTCGAGAGCGCGGCGGAGAACCTCGCCGACGGGCTCGTCGCGCCGCTGCTCGCGTTCGCCGCGGGCGCACTCGTCTCGCTGCCCGTCGCCGCGGGGCTGGCGGCCTGGGTGAAGGCCGTGAACACGCTCGACTCCATGCTCGGCTACCGCAGCAAGCGCGTCGGCACGCCGAGCGCGCGCCTCGACGACGCCGTGATGTGGCTGCCCGCGCGCCTGAGCGCCCTGCTGGTCGCAGCGGCGGCGCGCGACCCGGATGCGCTCGCCCGGGCTCGCGACTACGCCGCCGCGCCGCCGTCCCCGAACTCGGGGTGGCCGATGGCGACGCTCGCGGCCGTCCTCGGCCGCCGGCTCGCCAAACCGGGCGTCTACGACCTGCCGCTCGGGGCGGAGTTCCCGACCGCGGCGGAGAGCCAGCGTGGCGTCCGCGACGTCGGCGTCGCGGGCGTGCTCGCCTACCTGCTGACCGGGCTGGTCGCCTACGCCGCCGGCTCGGGGGTGGTCGCGTGGTCCTGA
- a CDS encoding XdhC family protein, with amino-acid sequence MTGEEPPRRADTGVDVSAVEADLAARDQPYARATVVRREPPVSANVGDRAVVTSDGDLHGWVGGAACAQSIVTREAKRTIESGEARLVGIAPDPETVARSGLDAYPMRCHSEGVLEVFLEPVAPTTNLVVVGDSPVAQSLARLASELDVDVTLVVDDADAARDVPEATAILGTVDPSEVADAVGDAPLVVAASMGQYDARGVAAGVLADAPYVGLVASDERAAEDTERASDLAGVDVEAVRAAVTNPAGVDIAAYAPAEIAASLLAEVVDVTSRTPSDVAAAQAGTETEESADAATGDDSGDESDGDEPTDAPASAVDPVCGMTVEDTGDAPSVEHDGETYYFCCHGCADSFRDEPDSYLGDDPEVEA; translated from the coding sequence ATGACGGGCGAGGAGCCACCGCGGAGGGCCGACACCGGCGTGGACGTGTCGGCGGTGGAGGCCGACCTCGCCGCGCGCGACCAGCCGTACGCGCGAGCGACCGTCGTGCGCCGCGAGCCGCCGGTGTCCGCGAACGTCGGCGACCGCGCCGTCGTCACCTCTGACGGCGACCTGCACGGCTGGGTCGGCGGCGCGGCGTGCGCCCAGTCAATCGTCACACGAGAGGCGAAACGCACCATCGAGTCCGGCGAGGCGCGGCTCGTCGGCATCGCGCCGGACCCGGAGACGGTCGCGCGGTCGGGGCTGGACGCGTACCCGATGCGGTGCCACAGCGAGGGCGTCCTGGAGGTGTTCCTCGAACCGGTCGCGCCGACCACGAACCTCGTCGTCGTCGGGGACTCACCGGTCGCGCAGTCGCTGGCTCGGCTCGCGAGCGAACTCGATGTCGACGTGACGCTCGTCGTCGACGACGCCGACGCGGCCCGCGACGTTCCCGAGGCGACGGCGATTCTGGGGACGGTCGACCCGTCCGAGGTGGCCGACGCCGTCGGCGACGCGCCACTGGTCGTGGCCGCGTCGATGGGGCAGTACGACGCTCGCGGCGTCGCAGCCGGCGTGCTGGCGGACGCGCCCTACGTCGGGCTGGTCGCGAGCGACGAGCGCGCGGCCGAGGACACGGAGCGCGCGTCCGACCTCGCGGGCGTCGACGTGGAGGCCGTCCGGGCAGCGGTGACGAACCCGGCGGGCGTCGACATCGCCGCGTACGCGCCGGCGGAGATTGCGGCGAGCCTGCTGGCGGAAGTCGTCGACGTGACGTCGCGGACGCCGTCGGACGTCGCCGCCGCGCAGGCCGGCACCGAGACGGAGGAGTCCGCCGACGCCGCGACCGGCGACGACAGCGGCGACGAGTCGGACGGCGACGAGCCGACCGACGCCCCGGCGTCCGCGGTCGACCCGGTCTGCGGGATGACGGTCGAGGACACCGGAGACGCACCCTCGGTCGAGCACGACGGCGAGACGTACTACTTCTGCTGTCACGGCTGCGCGGACTCGTTCCGCGACGAGCCCGACTCGTACCTCGGCGACGACCCGGAGGTGGAGGCGTGA
- a CDS encoding AAA family ATPase, whose protein sequence is MSDDEPAFASLTESGLRERFEADDYIADDTTVTTVSLALRLGRPLLVEGPPGSGKTELGKTLARSFDTELIRLQCYEGLTAENALYEWNYTKQLLAVQADERGVADGAPGGETEEPSASAEAPSAPSVFDDEFLLERPLLRALRAEGDYPPVLLVDEIDRADEAFEAFLLELLSDFQVSIPELGTVRADQPPVVVLTSNQTRGLSDALKRRCLYLHVEPPDFETEYQIVRRKVPELDAAVATEVCAVVGRLREESFLKQPGVAETLDWARAVAALRLDDDPGSLAAADIERTIGCLLKEATDVTNVDTDLLEQLEAAAAAADERPADD, encoded by the coding sequence GTGAGCGACGACGAGCCGGCGTTCGCGTCGCTGACCGAGTCCGGCCTCCGCGAGCGCTTCGAGGCCGACGACTACATCGCGGACGACACGACGGTGACGACGGTGTCGCTCGCGCTCCGGCTCGGCCGGCCCCTGCTCGTCGAGGGGCCGCCGGGCAGCGGGAAGACCGAACTCGGGAAGACGCTCGCGCGGAGCTTCGACACGGAGCTCATCCGCCTCCAGTGCTACGAGGGGCTGACGGCGGAGAACGCGCTCTACGAGTGGAACTACACGAAGCAGCTGCTCGCGGTGCAGGCCGACGAGCGCGGCGTCGCCGACGGCGCGCCCGGCGGCGAGACCGAGGAGCCGTCGGCGTCCGCGGAGGCTCCGAGCGCGCCGTCGGTGTTCGACGACGAGTTCCTGCTCGAACGCCCGCTGCTCCGCGCGCTCCGCGCCGAGGGCGACTACCCGCCGGTGTTGCTCGTCGACGAGATCGACCGGGCGGACGAGGCCTTCGAGGCGTTCCTCCTCGAACTGCTGTCGGACTTCCAGGTGTCGATTCCCGAACTCGGCACCGTGCGCGCCGACCAGCCGCCGGTGGTCGTGCTCACGTCGAACCAGACGCGCGGGCTCAGCGACGCGCTCAAACGCCGGTGTCTCTACCTGCACGTGGAGCCACCGGACTTCGAGACGGAGTACCAGATTGTCCGCCGGAAAGTGCCAGAACTCGACGCTGCGGTCGCCACCGAGGTGTGCGCGGTCGTCGGGCGGCTGCGCGAGGAGTCGTTCCTCAAGCAGCCCGGGGTGGCAGAGACCCTCGACTGGGCGCGCGCGGTCGCCGCGCTCCGGCTCGACGACGACCCCGGGTCGCTGGCGGCCGCGGACATCGAGCGCACCATCGGCTGCCTGCTGAAGGAAGCCACCGACGTCACGAACGTCGACACCGACCTCCTCGAACAGCTCGAAGCCGCGGCCGCGGCGGCCGACGAGCGACCCGCAGACGACTGA